The window AGCAATTGAGAGAACTGAAATGAACAATTGAGAATGAAAGTTGATTGCATTGATGAATGAAAGCGATTACAAAAGGCTACGCGGTGTCAAGGGGGAGAGACACTATTAGAGAGAAATGTTTGCTTTCTTGAATATTTGAATGTTTGATGCCCCATAATAAATCTTTAAAAAATTAAACCAAAGATACATAACTTGACCTATCTAAGCCGGAGAAGCACACTGAAAgtaaatgaagtaaaactactatatatttacaatgaaaaaaGGACTTAGTATTCTATAAGGTAGAAACAGGTCTTTTGGTAGCAATTTTGTCTTGAGCATTAGGGTCTGCACGCGGGGTGCTGTCGGCGCATGCTACACTATTTGAATCTGCCTGCGGCTCGGCGCTGGCACTTGGCATTAGGGTCTGTGCGCGCGACGCTGTTGGAATCTGCTTGCGGTTGGGCACTGGCGAGGCATCAAGAtctgcgcgcgcggcactatTGGCATCATGATGGTATGTGCGTGCTTCATTGTCTGTGTGCGCGGCACTGTTGGCATTGCCAGCCGCTGGGCACTGGCGAGGACTATTGGTGGGGCGACATAGGCACATGCACCCTTATCACTTGGCACTGCCGAGACCTCGGGTCCAACCGTGGCGCTGGGCGTTGAGAGGCTTGCTAGGACTCCACGGGGAgcatccaaggggtcatggggcatgacTGGAAAGAAGCCCATGACAATACTCATGACTGGAAGTTTGGAGTTTATTAAAAAAATTTgccaagaaaaaaataaaacaagaagAATAGCAGATCTTGGAAAGAGAAACCGAAGACGCTATACTCAGACACCTTGGAAATAGTTACCAATTCTTGGATATGATTTCTACTCATGTTTTTCAAGATTTTACTGAAACAGATTGGAAACATAGCTGTTTTATCAGGAAATAGTAGACCTGCTAAACAGAAAGTATCATAGTACGTCGTCCTTCCCTGTCCGTGCGCGTTTTTCTTCTCTACCATGACGAATCAAAGGTCAAACGTGGTTAGAAAATTGAAGAGCTTAATATTGTTCGGAAAATTTAATACCAAAAGGATGTTAGCAAGTAGAATtccataacataatctcttttcAGCAACAAGAGATTTGGTTTAATCCCAAATCCAGATGCACAAGAGAGTAAACTATTACATCCCAAAATGCAGACGTACAATGCTAAATCTAGCTTTTGCCAGTGTGTAaaaggcaacaacaacaacaataataaaccaAGTGTAATCTCACATAGTGGGGTGTAGAATGTATGTAGACCTCACCTCTACTCTgatgaggtagagaggttgtttccgatagaaccCCGGAGTGTGTAAAAGGCTTAACACCAAAATTATTTGAGTGTGTCACTAATGTTTTTCAGGTACCTAATACTCTTTATTCAttatacaatcttctaacaagaACAAACCTATTGatgaaccaaaaaaaaaaatggtgAACAACCTCCAGGACAAGATTTTGCCAACCTTCTCAAGTTTAGTCGGAATGGAAAAACTCCTGGTAAGAGCTTCAAATGGCGGTTACAACCTTCTTAAGTTTAGTTGGAATGGAGAAAATCCTTGTAAGAAGCACTTTCCTCTGTAGTGGGCCCTATGCAGCACGAATCTTGATAAAAGAAACAAAAAGgataaaaactattacatctcATCAATTGCATATATAGTCAAAAGGATAAAATCTAGTCGGAGAAACTCCTGATAAGAAGTGTTTTCCCTTTTAGTGGGCCCCATGCATGCATAAAACAAGACACAAGCTATTACATATCATCATATAATTATGAGTAAATAATGTAGTTACtgatgtgatacctcatttcataatcataaaaaaaatacgggtctcagcccatttttatatttttcgtaaatacgggtctcggcccatttttatattttcacggcacctcgtgcccataattaaatcatatcacaactgcacggacaattcacgtgccaattatccttattatttactcacggcacctcgtgccaacatTTTAATtaataatccgcctggcaatagccacaagctttcaatttcaacataaattaaattgttatcaatttaccaacaacaagacaaattgcacaagttataaaagtaaacacaagaaaatcacaacatcacatgaacattatcaacaccacaaccccacatcatcacatatcgtccctgacaatagccacctttatcgctcatattgccacccttatcactcctatagccacccttatcgctccgcccagacagtatcaatagccaccattatcgctcatattgccacccttatcactcctatagccacccttatcgctccgcccagacagtatcaatagccacccttatcgctcctattgccacccttatcactcttatagccacccttatcgctccgcccaaataatattccaacaaacacaacaacagtgaaatgccacccttatgcccacataatatcaacggtgaaatgtcacccttatcttcccaaaataataactcacacaacacaataatttacacaaaaaattaacacggcaacataataaaatcaattcatattacaatttgcccaatggccataaccaaattccaaagatataacaaaaattaattaatttcacaataaatagcccaaggcttcacacaatgtatataacacccaaaaataatcaatagagataaaaattactcagcataaagcaaaaccttcattaatgcaaatttagatattatattaacacttattcttaagctcgcttaaattaattatttgcataagaaaatttatattggaattaattttcaagaaatattaaaccagcAATACTCaagaaattttataaataattcaagtaacaatcacatcaaattatcatataaaaataaattcaacaataaggatttaggcatggcaaacagatgatttaataattttccataattttccaatttactacacaataatgcctaagactttaattcaatgaattgtgcacgtataagcccgagtacgtactcgtcacctcgcgtacacggcttttcacatttcacaaatggcacataagactcaattcttaaggggtaattccctcgctcggggttaagcaagacacttacctttttgaagttaggccgatattctaaaatagccttcttgcttgaattgacctccgaacagctcaaatctatccaaattaattgtataacttcattaaaattcgtcggaaataattccggataataatacgtcgacttaaaaatttattccaaaaagtaaaCATAAGTCAACAAGGGACCCgctcctcggaacccgacataatttttatgaaattcgaacacccattccgatacgagttcaaccataccaattttattgaattccaataacaactcgacctccaaatcttaaattttcgtatTTGGAAGcttttacaaaaatcttaatttcttccattaaaatccgaattaaacgataaatataatcatagattcatgaaatataaacactttaggatatagaaaaattaccataatccatatggtgaaaatcgcctcaaaaatcgcttcaatccgagctccatagctccaaatatgttaaaaatggttgaaacctcgaaatatagctactgcccaggtatttactctttgcgatcgcggaaaatgctttgcgatcgcgaagtacaaaaattttcagccccaaaattgctcttcgcaatcgcggaaaaccaatcgcaatcgcgaagaacaaactcccccaactcttccagacagcctctagtataatagttataactttttgtacaaaattccaaactaaaaatggtttaattttctgaaaactagacaccaatagatataacttttatttttggatcatctccaaattccttatagattgcgagatataagcttccaaagtcgggtcagtgcaacagagatttgttatacgcgatcgcgaaagagcttccgcgatcgcgattcacaaggccccaaactgttgtttgctcttcgcgaacgcgaccaaaagTTCGTGaccgcgatgcacacctctgtaggcagaaaccagcaattaaaatggcctagaaatggtccgaaaccaccccgaaattcacccgagcccctcgggacctcaaccaaatataccaacaagtcctaaaatatcatacgaacttagtcgaagcctcgaatcacatcaaataatgctaaaaccacgaatcacacctcaattcaagcctaatgaactttaaaattttaaattctatatcttgtgccgaaatacatcaaatcaatccggaatgacttcaaattttgcacacaatttccagaatcgaattccgacctcgatatcaaaaagtcaactccctccccccctcccccctcccggtcaaacttcccaaaaattcaactttcggcatttcaaacctTATTctactacgggcctccaaataatttttcggacattctcctaagtccaaaattaccatacggagctattggaatcatcaaaattaaattccgaggtcgtttacacataagtcaatatccggtcaacttttttttcatttaaacttcaaaagtgagaattgttcttttaattaaattcttaatattccaaaaatcaaactcgaccacactcgcgggtcataatacatattacgaagctgttcgagaccttaagtcactgaacgggacattaattcttaaaacgacaagtcgggtcgttacaagtcaGGCCTAAGTTTGTCTTTATATTAAGATAAATTTGTGCTATATTGACcatagaaagaaaaagaaaaaaagacatgACTAAGCTAATGAAACCGTCCAGCTGATTTTAAGGCATTTGAGCATTTCTTTGTTATATGCTTCCCGGATTTATATTGTTAACATGCCCTTCTCTGGTTTAGTTTTTAAATCTTGAAAATGAAACTATCTGAATTATTTACTTGTATGCTATTTGAGAATTTGAGATTGCTGACTTCACTAATAAGCATCGGGAATTTCTACCATATTACCGTTATGCTAGTAATTATTTCATTTATATAGGAAAAAAATTCTCATACTTTTAAATTTTTTCGTGACAATTGACCGTTTCCCGTGTTCTTGATAAAGATGAGATCAGTGTTGTGGTGGATGAAGAGTAGCTTTTGAACTACCTTTGCTTTAGCATGAAATTGGATTATATGGTAAATGAAAATTGATCAgattttagatgttatttaagTTTAATTTTTCATGTTAAGGGGTGTGACAAAATTTTAAGTTCCTTTTCATTTCAAATAGTTCTTGAATTTAATTTGCTGAGGATAGCTTTCACTTGGGAAATATAATGCTTTTGAAATTTTATAACTGAGCCTATGATATCCGCAATTTAAACATGGTGGTGTTGGACTGTCTTATGAAGCATCAAACAGTGTTAAATAATTACTCTCTGTCGCGAGTTCGAATTTTGCAGCAGATATTGTTGGAAAAAATTACTATAATATTGATATTGAACAGAAATAAAAATAGTAATAACTtatcaaaataaatattgtattCGTGGCAAGCCACTGTCTTGAAGGCGATTTTGGTCGACTAGGATGCAAACCGCTACGACCATAGCTCCCTAACATGTGTACTCATGACCGGAAGTTTGgagtttattaaaaaaaaaattgccaAGAAAAAACAAAACAAGAAGAATAGCAGTTCTTGGAAAAAGAAACCGAAGACGCTATATTCAGACACCTTGGAAATAGTTACCAATTCTTGGATATGATTTCATCTCGTGTTTTTCAAGATTTTACTGAAACGGATTGGAAACATAGCTGTTTTATCAGGAAATAGTAGACCTGCTAAACAGAAAGTATCATAGTACGTCGTCCTTCCCTGTCCGTGCGCGTTTTTCTTCTCTACCATGACGAATCAAAGGTCAAACATGGTTAGAAAATTGAAGAGCTTAATATTGTCCAGAAAATTTAATATCAAAAGGATGTTAGCAAGTAGAATtccataacataatctcttttcAGCAACAAGAGATTTGGTTTAATCCCAAATCCAGATGCACAAGAGAGTAAACTATTACATCCCAAATGCAGACGTACAATGCTAAATCTAGCTTTTGCCAGTGTGTAaaaggcaacaacaacaacaacaataaaccaAGTGTAATCTCACATAGTGGGGTGTAGAATGTACGTAGACCTCACCTCTACTCTgatgaggtagagaggttgtttccgatagaaccCGGAGTGTGTAAAAGGCTTAACACCAAAATTATTTGAGTGTGTCACTAATGTTTTTCAGGTACCTAATACTCTTTATTCAttatacaatcttctaacaagaACAAACCTATTGatgaaccaaaaaaaaaaatggtgAACAACCTCCAGGACAAGATTTTGCCAACCTTCTCAAGTTTAGTCGGAATGGAAAAACTCCTGGTAAGAGCTTCAAATGGCGGTTACAATCTTCTTAAGTTTAGTTGGAATGGAGAAACTCCTGGTAAGAAGCACTTTCCCCTGTAATAGGCCCTATGCAGCACGAATCTTGATAAAGGAAACAAAAAGgataaaaactattacatctcATCAATTGCATATATAGTCAAAAGGATAAAATCTAATCGGAGAAACTCCTGGTAAGAAGCGTTTTCCCCTTTTAGTGGCCCCGCTAAAGAATGTAGTTACTGATGGTTGAAGGAAATCAATCCTATGGAGCGCTCCTTCGGCCAAATTCAGCTAACAGAATCCTTTTATAATAATCAGAGCGACTACGATGATAATCAATCCATACACATAATTGTCTAATTGCCTCTCGCTTTTCCTCCTTTAAAACCAACATTGATTCCTCTTGGTCCTTGATCATTTTCTCTAGTTCTCTAACTTTGTTCTCTAACTTCCAAACTTTCTCTCTATATTTCAATATCTCAGCTTCCTTATCATCAcattgtgtaagtaaacaatcAAAATCATCTTTAACATGTGCCATTGCTTTGTTTTTCCTCATCACCCAATCTTTAACGAACTTCAACTCACACGAAACCTTGGATATTCGATTCAAGAAATGAGCAGTGCATTCCTCAAATTTTAGTGCCACTGCATCTAGTGAACCTAACATATCACTTGCTGTCAATGATATATCCTTAATTCCCCTTAGCCCCATTTCATGTCTTGCATTTTTCTCTTTTAGGTCTTTATTTTCTTTCTCGTACGAGTTCCTGGTTTTTTGGTACCACTCCTTGTTCTCGATATGCAATTGTTCTGCTACGCGAATCCTTCTGCTCAAGATTCGTAAACTGTCCTCAAACGTCTTGCGTAGTTCCTCAGTCATTTCTTCTAGTTTTCTTTCAGCATTGTGAAAATTTGATTTGGAATCTTCTAACCTGATTTGCATTTGCTTATGTTCCTCCTTTGACTTGTTTACGATAATTTCCATTCCTCTTATATTTTTCTCCAGCTCCGCGATCTTGATAGTCAATTCAGTGTTTTTCTTTTCCATCTGCTTAAGCCTTTGTGAAAATTCATGTTTCTCTTTCTCAAGCTGAGATTTCAATCTAGACTTTTCAGTTTCCGCTGTTGAAATTCGCGCTGTCAATGTTGAATTCTGAGTGGACATATCATTCATATAAGCCTCAAGTTTCTTTTGAAGAATTCCCACCTCTGCTTCTTTTCCTAAAAGTTTTGTTTCCAACTCCATAATCTTATCATTCAGCTTTTCTTTTTGTAATTCTAAATGATAAGCTTCTTGATTCATATCCATTATCTTCTCTTTCAAGTCACTTTTTTCTTTCGCGAGTGATTTCACCTCCGAGTTTAGCCCTTCCTTCTCTTTTGTTATCCCTTCCTCCGACAACGTCGTGCATGTTAATTTCACTTTCATGTTCTCTATCTGAAGTTGACATTCTGATACTTCTTGAGTTTTTTCTTTTAGTGACAACTCTAGTTCATATTTCTGATTTCTTAAGGCTTCCAACTCCTGCTGCAGATAATCAGTCCTTTCTGTTAAATCAAGAAAATGTGTTCTTTCTGTTAAGTCCTTGACTTGATCTGATCCTTTCTTGGTTTCATGTAACAATTTTTCTTCCAATTCATTCCTTTCAGCACGTAAACGGTTCACTTCTTTCTGCAGACCGGTTGATTTTGCCATCAGATCGTCGATTCTAGACTTTGACTTCTGCTGATTCTCCTTGAATTTTTTAAGAAGTTGAGAAaattgatcatctttctttttgAATGTTGCTTGTAGTTCTAAGACGCGAGCTTGCAATCCTGAATTACTTTCTTCCATTCGTTTAACTTCATTTGACTTGTACACGGTTTGCTCTTCGAGTTCTCTCTTTTGAACACATAAGTTTTCTAATTCAAGCTTCATTGTAGCAACTTGATCTTCTAACTCTTTCATTTTAGACAATCTCTCCTTCTCGCGAAGTTCAAATTTATCGGTGAGAGACAAGATCTcgtcttctttttctttcactttcTCCTTTAACAATGTAGATTCATTTATCAACTTCTCTTCGCCTTGAATCCTAAGGTCTTTGAAGAATTCCTCTGGCTCAGACACTCGGCCAAAAGGCATCGGCACATCAAAGTCCATAGTTTCAACCTTAACTTCACTTTTTGAGGTTATTTTGTCCTTCAAAATAGCATCCTCTACATCTAAAGTCTCACAATTGGAACAAGATGAGTTACTTTTGGTAGCCATTTCCTCAGGGGTATAATATAATTCTGAATTAGAACACAAAGAAGATTGAGAAGACGAATCGCCCTCGTGTTCTTCATTAAGTTTTTTCCTTACTTCCCCTTTGAGATTATCATACATAGAATAAACGGATTGGTACTGTTTATGGAATTCATCAACAAGTTGAAGTAGTTCTGATCTTCTCTTCAAATTCCCTTCTCTACTCCCTTGGTTTAGTCTCTTAATTAGCTTTGCTATTCTCTTTACTTTATTCTCAATCTCTGCAATAAGAATAAAACTCTTCAGATTAGGATTCTCTTATTTTATGAACCAAAAATAACAGAAAACATAATGCTTAACATCAAAAAAATATATAGAATCCACATAAACTCAATGTGCATTGTATTGGTATGAGTACATGATACAAACTTGGATGTATTTAGGGATCTCAGTGCTTATAAGTTATTCTACAATGCAATATACCAAACAAGAAAATGCAATTAAACGACAACAAGCAATACAGTTTATCTAAAACATTGTTTCAATGAGACAATACAACAAGAAGCCTAGTGAAATCCCATGTGgtgtctggggaggatagtgtgtacgcagtaCTTACATAATGAGACAATACAGTACAATATAATATGATATAAAACGATATATTATGAAACGATGGAAAACAACAACCTAAATAGGCTATTACAATTTGCCACCATTATACACAGAGGTGAATCAAAGATATTGAGTCAGTGGGTTCTGAATGAATATGATCTTATTATGTGCATATGATTTATATTCTCTTTGCATATGTCTAGATAGTTCAGCCTAAATGTATCGGTGTTCAGTTGAACTCATAGAACCTATTCTAGATCTACCTCTACTACTTATACACCTAGTTAAGGTCACATAATCTCGTAGGTGCACTTTATTTGTATAAAGATATGACACAAAACTTGGATTTCATTAGGGGGTAATTAGAAATTTTCAAGTGACATTAAGTTTTGCCACCATTATGCACTTTCTTGACAGGATGATCAGCAACTTTCTGTGAACTAGTTGCCATTCTGTATACAATCTAACCGCACATTGTTTCAACAATACATTACGACACAATACAACACCGTACAAAACGATACATTATGAGACGACGAAAAACAACAAAATCACAGAGTAAGGTAGAAAACAATACATTATGAAATGACGAAAAAAGCAAAACCAAACAGGCTTTTAAGGTTTGACACCATTATACACAAGGCAAATCCAGGATTTAGAGTCAATGCGTTCAAAATGAGGGTAAtcttattatgtgtattacactctatattcaTTTTTGCACATGTTTATATAGTTCGAGCTGAATGCAATGTGTTCAATTGAACTCATAGAACTTATTCTAGATCCGCCATTAATTATACACCTAGTTACATTAAGTTTTGCCAATTTTCTTGACAGGATGATCAGCAACTTACTGCGAACTAGTTGCCATTCTGTATACCACATAAATCCACGTTCAGGGTAAATTTGTGCGCGAAGATGTGCTTTAAATTGCCTTCTTTTTGCCTCTAACGCGTTATCCCACAACCTCCAATAACATTCAAAGGGTCGAGGTTGTTCTGGAATTGAATAATTACCTATTTTTATCCATttcaattcttcttctttttcaagaTCAATATGACTCCCAAATGCCTTCATTGATTCCTTCCAACTACGCTTCGTCATGTCTGTTCCCAAATTTTCAATGGAAATTAATGCTCGAAATTGGCTGCTGGCATCAAAATTGTTTCCTCAACTGCATTAAAGAGCAGAAATGGTAAATAACTAGTTACAATTTTAATAAAAGTCGCCAACCAAGAATTCTAAAACAATGCAAGGATATTACATCTCGGATTTTAACCTGTGACATAAAGCAACTTCTGATCCACATTTACTACATGCACTACAAGATTCCGTTATGTCAAAGAGATTCaacaatttatatatatacataaaaaaaaagtTGGTTTTACCTTATTTGCTTTAATTTTGAGACGAAGAGGCTTCAATTAAACCTCTTTTGGAACATCTAACTCTTCCTTGGGGTGGAGCTAGGTGGACGGATTCGCCCGAAAATTACACTGTCTATTAGGTCAATTTTTTTCATATACATATATTAGAAAGGAGAAGGGGAGCCTtgacgtaactggtaaagttatgTCATGTGACCAGAAGGTCTcgggttcaagccgtgaaaacagcctcttgcagaaatgtagggtaaggttgcgtacaatagacccttgtggtgcggcccttccccggactccGCGCATAACGAGATCGCTTAGtgtaccgggctgccctttttttaaCATATAGTAGAAAGAAATCCTCATAGCTCCTTTGCatgtttattttctttatttttgaatCCTCTTAGTAAAAATCCGACATACGCCACTGTCCCGGTTGTGCATGTTGAATTATGACATGTTAAATCTCTTTAAAAAACACAAGGAGAACAGAAAAATAAACATCTGGAACAGGCCCAAACATTTGTCAAGATTCATCCAAAAATTTATAGCATATGATGTTTGAGAAACTTCACCTAAATCGGATGCTTTAATTAGATACAAATGCCTTCTCATTTGAGGTTCATTTTTTTTTCTGGAATTTGTTGATTTAGTTTCATGTATATAATAAACATGGAGACAACatgcaaaaaaaattaaaaaacagaTAAAAGAAACATTAATGAACATtcaggaatatatatatatatagatacatacatttaaataaaagaaatgttTTTTTGAAGGTAAAGATTCAAGAAAGGTGATGAAAATGTTGAATATATGAAATTAAAAGAAATATCAAACAGAAAAGCAGATATAATTAGCATGATACTTCAACCAAGAGAAATATATTACCATGCAAAATTCACTTTTTTTATTGGGAAGCTTCCATTTTCTGGTTTTTTATCCTTTGATTTGTTTTTTTCCCTCAAAATATTACCTAAATTTGGGAGCAAAAAGATGAGGATGTTTCATCTgaatcaagaaaaaaaaaaaagagctttAAAAGGGTTAAAGAGGAGGAAGAACAAAATGGGGATCACAAAACACaaacatttattttattttgacatATGGTGTGATTTTAATTTCACATATTGTTTTGTAAATATAAAAGCAATAAAATATGATTCTGGaagtgtaaaaaaaaaattaaaaaaaatgaaagtcTCCCTTGATTTATCAATCATCTAGAAAATTACGTTAAATTGTGGTGTtgcttttattttactttttaatcaAAGTTTTGTTGGAGAATTACATATCCACCAGTAatgtatttgtttttttttttcttttcagtttCCTTTTATCGAACGATCAATTAGTTTAAGTCagaaatgtattttttttttattgctAAGGAGTTCAGAATTCCcatattatttatgtattttaattgattatgatagattaattattaaattttttatgttATTAAATTAGACTTAGGAAGTTATTTATGGAATAAGTGAAAGAAAACAGGGCTGGCTATACAAATTCTGCCTTCTTTATTTTATCGCTTGAGCCTGGCCTTGTTCTTCATCCAGCACACTAGCAAAGAACTTTTAAGTTTAAGCTCATAGAATCGCTGTCGAAATCCGAACGCCTACCCCGACACGGAAAGCTTATCCCTGACATTTACATAAGGATTAATAGTCTAGTCCAATATTTTTTGTCCTTAAAATATCATATATGCACCGTCGTTTCTAAATCCAACTTCAACCGAGTGTACGTCTGTTGCGGGAACAGGAAGAATGGAAATTGACTTTTATATTGAAGAATGACTGAGACCATAAAATCATTTTACACTCGCAGAGGCAGTTTCAGGATTTTAATTCTATGGGTTCAGGCTTTACGgttttagtattgaacctattatatttttaaagttatgggttcagaccCACTATATATTGCAATTTTAGTGAATTTTTACATTAAATTTATACTTTGTATCGAAAGTATTGGGTTCAGATGAATCCGGTACTATAACACTACATACGCCATTGCACACCCGCACATGTGGCTGAATATATAAGGTAATTCACACACCTTGGAAAATTCATTATGCATCCCTGACTTGCCACAGCTTGATCGGTCCTTACAGGAACCTAACGAAGAAAAGGTCAGTGGTGCACGATTCAAAACTTGGTTGATAATGAGCACGCCTCTTTACCATTCTCAACTTAAATACAAGGCTTTTTTCTGCGATAAGATTCGAATCTGTGACGTGAGCATAACCCACATATTACGTGTTGCACTCTCACCCACTAGACCAAAGCCCTACGAGctataaataaaattaattagggtgacttgtaaaaataatatttttaaataaggcGGCTTATCACATTAAGACTCTTTACAATGCACCTGTTCAATTGATCCATTCGTTTTACcagttctttttttctttctaaattttTGTTTTACCAATTCAAATCcgtgctatttttttttttagtgcCACGAACAAATCAAGGAATAGATCATGTTGCAGCAATGACTCCTTTAAATGTACTCGTCCACGTACCCACTGGTGTGGCCTTGCGATTCATGAAGCGAGCGAATATCTTGGTAGATCAAGGTTCAAATCTCACTAGGGACAAAAACGCTAGGTGATTATTTTCCAAACAGCCTAAACTTTGGTGACAAGAGCTACTGTCTTTGTTCGTGGAAGGTAGCATATGGCAATCCGGTACACGAAACATCCCGCGTTCATGTAGGGTCTGGAGAAGGGCCGCACCCTAGCTAAGGGGGTGTGATGTAGGCGGTCTACCCTAATGTAAGTATCAGTGGCAGGTTAATTTCACGGCTCGAACACGTGACCTATAAGTCACACGGAGCAACGGTAAAGGCTCCCGTGGAAGGTAACATATACTCATGAAATAGTCGAGATACATACAAGTTGACCTAAACACCACCTGTTATAAATTCATTTTTTAAAAAGGACGCATGCACATAGAGTCCAGATTTTAGAAGGCTCATATGGTCACATGGTGTAGAGGAGCTTAGCGAACAATCAAT is drawn from Nicotiana tomentosiformis chromosome 12, ASM39032v3, whole genome shotgun sequence and contains these coding sequences:
- the LOC138903577 gene encoding COP1-interactive protein 1-like isoform X1, encoding MTKRSWKESMKAFGSHIDLEKEEELKWIKIGNYSIPEQPRPFECYWRLWDNALEAKRRQFKAHLRAQIYPERGFMWYTEWQLVRKIENKVKRIAKLIKRLNQGSREGNLKRRSELLQLVDEFHKQYQSVYSMYDNLKGEVRKKLNEEHEGDSSSQSSLCSNSELYYTPEEMATKSNSSCSNCETLDVEDAILKDKITSKSEVKVETMDFDVPMPFGRVSEPEEFFKDLRIQGEEKLINESTLLKEKVKEKEDEILSLTDKFELREKERLSKMKELEDQVATMKLELENLCVQKRELEEQTVYKSNEVKRMEESNSGLQARVLELQATFKKKDDQFSQLLKKFKENQQKSKSRIDDLMAKSTGLQKEVNRLRAERNELEEKLLHETKKGSDQVKDLTERTHFLDLTERTDYLQQELEALRNQKYELELSLKEKTQEVSECQLQIENMKVKLTCTTLSEEGITKEKEGLNSEVKSLAKEKSDLKEKIMDMNQEAYHLELQKEKLNDKIMELETKLLGKEAEVGILQKKLEAYMNDMSTQNSTLTARISTAETEKSRLKSQLEKEKHEFSQRLKQMEKKNTELTIKIAELEKNIRGMEIIVNKSKEEHKQMQIRLEDSKSNFHNAERKLEEMTEELRKTFEDSLRILSRRIRVAEQLHIENKEWYQKTRNSYEKENKDLKEKNARHEMGLRGIKDISLTASDMLGSLDAVALKFEECTAHFLNRISKVSCELKFVKDWVMRKNKAMAHVKDDFDCLLTQCDDKEAEILKYREKVWKLENKVRELEKMIKDQEESMLVLKEEKREAIRQLCVWIDYHRSRSDYYKRILLAEFGRRSAP
- the LOC138903577 gene encoding COP1-interactive protein 1-like isoform X2, with translation MTKRSWKESMKAFGSHIDLEKEEELKWIKIEIENKVKRIAKLIKRLNQGSREGNLKRRSELLQLVDEFHKQYQSVYSMYDNLKGEVRKKLNEEHEGDSSSQSSLCSNSELYYTPEEMATKSNSSCSNCETLDVEDAILKDKITSKSEVKVETMDFDVPMPFGRVSEPEEFFKDLRIQGEEKLINESTLLKEKVKEKEDEILSLTDKFELREKERLSKMKELEDQVATMKLELENLCVQKRELEEQTVYKSNEVKRMEESNSGLQARVLELQATFKKKDDQFSQLLKKFKENQQKSKSRIDDLMAKSTGLQKEVNRLRAERNELEEKLLHETKKGSDQVKDLTERTHFLDLTERTDYLQQELEALRNQKYELELSLKEKTQEVSECQLQIENMKVKLTCTTLSEEGITKEKEGLNSEVKSLAKEKSDLKEKIMDMNQEAYHLELQKEKLNDKIMELETKLLGKEAEVGILQKKLEAYMNDMSTQNSTLTARISTAETEKSRLKSQLEKEKHEFSQRLKQMEKKNTELTIKIAELEKNIRGMEIIVNKSKEEHKQMQIRLEDSKSNFHNAERKLEEMTEELRKTFEDSLRILSRRIRVAEQLHIENKEWYQKTRNSYEKENKDLKEKNARHEMGLRGIKDISLTASDMLGSLDAVALKFEECTAHFLNRISKVSCELKFVKDWVMRKNKAMAHVKDDFDCLLTQCDDKEAEILKYREKVWKLENKVRELEKMIKDQEESMLVLKEEKREAIRQLCVWIDYHRSRSDYYKRILLAEFGRRSAP